Proteins from a genomic interval of Mesobacillus sp. S13:
- a CDS encoding acyl-CoA dehydrogenase: MNFRLSEEHEMIRKMVRDFARNEVAPTAAERDEEERFDREIFDKMAELGLTGIPWPEEYGGIGSDYLAYCIAVEELSRVCASTGVMLSAHTSLAGWPIFKFGNEEQKQKYLRPMAEGKSIGAYGLTEPGSGSDAGAMRTTAKEDGDHYVLNGSKIFITNGGVADIYVVFALTDPSSKHKGTTAFIVESNFPGFSVGKKEKKLGIRSSPTTEIIFEDCRVPKENILGEVGEGFKIAMMTLDGGRNGIAAQAVGIAQGALDAAVDYAKERQQFGKPIAANQGIGFKLADMATSVEASRLLTYQAAWLESEGLPYGKESAMSKLFAGDTAMKVTTEAVQVFGGYGYTKDYPVERFMRDAKITQIYEGTQEIQRLVISRMLTK, translated from the coding sequence ATGAATTTTCGATTATCTGAAGAACATGAAATGATCCGAAAAATGGTCCGTGATTTTGCGAGGAATGAAGTGGCTCCTACAGCTGCAGAGCGTGATGAAGAGGAACGCTTTGACCGCGAGATTTTTGACAAGATGGCGGAGCTTGGCCTGACTGGTATTCCGTGGCCTGAAGAGTATGGCGGCATCGGCTCTGACTATCTTGCATACTGCATCGCAGTTGAGGAATTATCCCGTGTTTGTGCGTCCACAGGGGTTATGCTGTCAGCACATACATCACTTGCTGGCTGGCCAATCTTCAAGTTCGGAAACGAAGAGCAGAAGCAAAAGTACTTGCGCCCGATGGCTGAAGGAAAGAGCATCGGCGCATACGGCCTGACTGAGCCAGGCAGCGGTTCGGATGCAGGTGCGATGAGAACGACGGCAAAAGAAGACGGCGACCATTATGTGCTTAACGGATCAAAGATTTTCATCACAAACGGCGGTGTAGCGGATATTTATGTTGTCTTCGCTTTGACTGATCCGTCCAGCAAGCATAAGGGAACAACTGCCTTCATCGTGGAAAGCAACTTCCCTGGATTCTCTGTCGGCAAGAAGGAGAAAAAGCTCGGCATCCGTTCATCTCCTACAACTGAAATCATCTTTGAAGACTGCCGCGTTCCAAAGGAAAACATCCTTGGCGAAGTTGGCGAAGGCTTCAAAATAGCGATGATGACGCTTGATGGCGGACGTAACGGTATTGCTGCACAGGCGGTTGGTATCGCTCAGGGCGCACTTGATGCTGCTGTTGATTATGCAAAGGAACGCCAGCAGTTCGGTAAGCCAATCGCAGCGAACCAGGGAATCGGCTTCAAGCTAGCTGATATGGCTACTTCCGTTGAAGCTTCAAGACTATTAACCTACCAGGCTGCATGGCTAGAGTCTGAAGGTCTTCCATACGGCAAGGAATCTGCGATGTCCAAATTGTTTGCCGGTGACACAGCGATGAAAGTAACAACTGAAGCTGTCCAGGTATTCGGCGGCTACGGCTACACGAAGGATTACCCAGTCGAACGCTTCATGCGTGACGCGAAAATCACACAGATTTATGAAGGAACACAGGAAATCCAGCGCCTCGTAATCTCCAGGATGCTGACGAAATAA
- the rpoE gene encoding DNA-directed RNA polymerase subunit delta, producing MSLSQYSKEELQEMSLIEVAYEMLKEKKQAITFQEMMAEIKSILELDEADVNEKMVQFYTDINIDGRFMSQGEGRWGLRVWYPVDQIEEDNVTTVKPKKKKSKKAVDEDDLDLDEFDEIDEEDLDFDDIDEFDEDDSVDDEDEDDDEDFDEDLEDTDDFDDDDELLEDEDEDEELPLEDEDDEDEEL from the coding sequence TTGAGTTTAAGTCAATACTCAAAAGAAGAGCTTCAAGAAATGTCATTGATTGAAGTTGCCTACGAAATGTTAAAAGAAAAGAAGCAAGCGATCACGTTCCAAGAAATGATGGCTGAAATCAAGAGCATTCTTGAATTGGACGAGGCCGATGTAAATGAAAAAATGGTTCAGTTCTATACAGATATAAACATAGATGGACGTTTCATGTCCCAGGGAGAAGGACGCTGGGGGCTTCGCGTCTGGTATCCTGTTGACCAAATCGAAGAAGATAATGTTACGACAGTCAAGCCTAAGAAGAAGAAGTCGAAGAAGGCAGTGGATGAGGATGACCTCGACCTTGACGAATTCGATGAAATCGATGAAGAAGATCTTGACTTTGATGACATCGACGAATTTGATGAAGATGATTCCGTAGACGATGAAGATGAAGATGATGATGAAGATTTCGATGAGGATCTTGAAGACACTGACGACTTTGACGATGATGACGAATTATTAGAAGACGAAGACGAAGATGAAGAACTTCCACTCGAAGATGAAGATGACGAGGATGAAGAACTGTAA
- a CDS encoding 3-hydroxybutyryl-CoA dehydrogenase codes for MSVKTIMVIGAGQMGSGIAQVCAQAGYDVFLNDLKPEFVERGLAGIKKNLTRQVDKGRVTAEQLDEIVGRITSSSDLQDAAKVDLVIEAAVENMDIKAKIFAQLDEIAPEHAILASNTSSLPITEIAAATKRPEKVIGMHFMNPVPVMKLVEIIRGLATADEVYQTIEDITKTLEKVPVEVNDFPGFVSNRILMPMINEAIYTLYEGVATKEAIDEVMKLGMNHPMGPLTLADFIGLDTCLYIMETLHEGFGDDKYRPCPLLRKYVKAGWLGKKSGRGFYTYE; via the coding sequence ATGAGTGTAAAAACGATTATGGTAATCGGCGCGGGACAAATGGGTTCAGGTATTGCACAAGTATGCGCGCAGGCAGGATACGATGTATTTTTGAATGACCTTAAGCCCGAATTTGTTGAACGAGGACTGGCTGGCATCAAGAAAAACCTGACCCGTCAGGTAGACAAAGGCAGGGTGACAGCTGAACAGCTGGACGAGATTGTCGGTAGAATTACCTCTTCAAGTGACCTGCAGGATGCTGCAAAGGTTGACCTCGTCATCGAGGCAGCAGTTGAAAACATGGACATCAAGGCAAAGATCTTTGCCCAGCTTGATGAAATTGCACCCGAACACGCAATCCTTGCTTCCAATACATCATCATTGCCAATCACCGAAATTGCGGCAGCGACAAAGCGTCCGGAAAAAGTAATCGGCATGCATTTCATGAATCCTGTGCCTGTTATGAAGCTCGTCGAAATCATCCGCGGATTGGCGACGGCAGATGAAGTCTATCAAACAATCGAAGACATCACCAAAACATTGGAAAAAGTCCCTGTTGAAGTGAATGACTTCCCAGGCTTCGTTTCAAACCGAATTCTGATGCCGATGATCAACGAAGCAATTTACACCTTGTATGAGGGTGTCGCGACGAAGGAAGCAATCGATGAAGTCATGAAGCTTGGCATGAACCACCCAATGGGACCGCTGACCCTTGCTGATTTCATCGGTCTTGATACTTGCCTTTATATCATGGAAACACTCCACGAAGGCTTTGGCGATGACAAGTACCGCCCTTGCCCGCTGTTAAGGAAATATGTAAAAGCAGGCTGGTTAGGTAAAAAATCAGGCCGCGGTTTCTATACTTACGAGTAA
- a CDS encoding acyl-CoA dehydrogenase → MNLRFTEEQEMMRKMVRDFAQTEIAPFVEKMEEGDFPREILRKMGELGLMGIPVPEEYGGSEMDFISYIIAIHEISKVSATVGVILSVHTSVGTNPILYFGTEEQKKKFVPKLAAGEYLGAFCLTEPSAGSDAASLKTRAVKKDGHYVLNGSKVFITNGGEADVYIVFASTNPEAGPKGVSTFIVEKDTPGFIVGKDEHKMGLYGSRTVQLTFEDMKVPAENLLGQEGEGFKIAMSNLDSGRIGIAAQALGIAEAALEAATAYAKERVQFGKPIAAQQGVGFKLADMATSVEAAKLLIYRAAQLRSEGQKCGLEASMAKLFTSRTAVEVTTEAIQVFGGYGYTKDYPVERYFRDAKVTEIYEGTSEIQKIVISKQL, encoded by the coding sequence ATGAATCTAAGATTTACAGAAGAACAGGAAATGATGCGCAAAATGGTGCGGGACTTCGCGCAAACCGAAATCGCTCCATTTGTTGAAAAAATGGAAGAGGGCGATTTTCCGAGGGAGATTTTAAGGAAGATGGGCGAGCTGGGCCTGATGGGAATCCCTGTTCCTGAAGAATATGGCGGCTCGGAGATGGATTTCATCTCCTACATCATTGCAATCCACGAGATCTCCAAGGTCAGCGCCACGGTGGGTGTCATCTTATCCGTTCATACTTCCGTCGGAACAAATCCGATTTTGTATTTTGGTACCGAAGAACAAAAGAAGAAATTTGTGCCTAAGCTTGCTGCAGGCGAATATCTTGGGGCATTCTGTCTGACGGAGCCAAGTGCAGGTTCGGATGCGGCCAGCCTGAAAACGCGGGCGGTCAAAAAGGATGGACACTATGTGTTGAACGGATCAAAGGTGTTCATCACAAACGGCGGAGAAGCTGATGTGTATATTGTGTTTGCTTCGACTAATCCAGAAGCTGGCCCTAAAGGTGTTTCCACTTTTATCGTTGAAAAAGATACCCCGGGCTTCATCGTCGGTAAAGATGAGCACAAGATGGGCCTTTATGGGTCTCGTACAGTTCAGCTGACATTTGAAGATATGAAGGTGCCGGCAGAAAACCTGCTTGGCCAGGAAGGCGAAGGGTTCAAGATCGCGATGAGCAACCTTGACTCCGGACGAATCGGTATTGCCGCACAAGCTCTCGGTATTGCAGAAGCTGCATTGGAAGCTGCGACTGCCTATGCAAAAGAAAGAGTCCAGTTCGGCAAACCAATCGCTGCCCAGCAAGGCGTCGGATTCAAGCTTGCGGACATGGCAACTTCAGTTGAAGCAGCAAAACTATTAATCTATCGCGCTGCCCAATTACGTTCAGAAGGACAAAAATGTGGTTTGGAAGCATCCATGGCAAAGCTGTTCACATCACGTACAGCAGTAGAAGTCACAACAGAAGCCATCCAGGTCTTCGGCGGCTACGGTTACACAAAAGACTACCCAGTCGAACGCTACTTCCGCGACGCCAAAGTCACAGAGATCTATGAAGGTACTAGTGAGATACAGAAAATTGTTATTAGTAAGCAATTGTAA
- the icmF gene encoding fused isobutyryl-CoA mutase/GTPase IcmF, whose translation MPEMYQPKNHIRFVTASSLFDGHDASINIMRRIIQSMGGEVIHLGHNRSVEEVVNAAIQEDAQGIAISSYQGGHVEYFKYMYDLLKEKGASHIRIYGGGGGVIIPREIKELHEYGIARIFSPEDGRKYGLNGMIQQMIKECDFPTVTPEGVEEIEKLEAGDLNAVAKLITLAEQHVSSEKETAAAVESLMEKVKTMTKSVPVVGITGTGGAGKSSLTDELIRRFINEIPEKRVAILSVDPTKQKTGGALLGDRIRMNAIFSPRVYMRSLATRQSRSELSLAIKDAIDVVKAAGFDLVIVETSGIGQGNAGITDVCDVSMYVMTSEFGAPSQLEKIDMIDYADLIVINKFERKGSEDAKRQVQKQYQRSHMFFDKELDEMPVYGTIASQFNDPGTNALFAALVNTINEKAGTNWTTSFSTNAVVEKQNVIIPNDRRYYLREISETVRGYHKLAAEQADLARRLFQIEGTIEAVKERETNSEVVSSLQVLKEEVEKKLTPESKYILENWQSLKEKYSADQFVTKIRDKEIVTELRTKSLSGLSIPKVALPKYKDYGEILRWVYLENVPGSFPYTAGVFPFKREGEDPKRQFAGEGTPERTNRRFHYLSKDDNAKRLSTAFDSVTLYGEDPDYRPDIYGKVGESGVSVCSLDDMKKLYSGFDLCHPSTSVSMTINGPAPIILAMFMNTAIEQQVQKKEEELGRKLNDEEFAQVKEMTLQTVRGTVQADILKEDQGQNTCIFSTEFALRMMGDIQQYFIDEKVRNYYSVSISGYHIAEAGANPISQLAFTLSNGFTYVEYYLSRGMNIDDFAPNLSFFFSNGLDPEYSVIGRVARRIWATVMKNKYGANERSQKLKYHIQTSGRSLHAQEIDFNDIRTTLQALMALHDNCNSLHTNAYDEAITTPTEESVRRAMAIQMIITKEHGLTKNENPLQGAFIIEELTDLVEEAVLQEFERINDRGGVLGAMETQYQRGKIQDESMYYEMKKHSGELPIIGVNTYLNPNPPSEEEIDKMELARATKEEKETQIQNLEAFKGKNKDESQEALIRLKETAVSGGNIFAELMETVKYASLGQITRALYEVGGQFRRNM comes from the coding sequence ATGCCGGAAATGTATCAACCAAAGAACCATATTCGCTTTGTGACAGCTTCAAGTTTGTTTGACGGCCACGATGCCTCAATCAACATCATGCGAAGGATTATCCAGTCAATGGGTGGCGAGGTCATCCACCTGGGTCATAACCGTTCCGTTGAAGAGGTCGTCAATGCCGCAATCCAGGAAGACGCACAGGGAATTGCGATTTCTTCCTATCAAGGCGGGCACGTCGAATATTTTAAGTATATGTATGACTTGCTGAAGGAAAAAGGCGCTTCCCATATCCGCATTTACGGCGGTGGCGGCGGCGTTATCATTCCTCGGGAAATAAAAGAGCTTCATGAATACGGGATCGCCCGCATTTTTTCACCGGAAGACGGCCGGAAATATGGCCTAAACGGCATGATCCAGCAGATGATCAAGGAATGTGATTTCCCAACCGTTACTCCAGAAGGCGTAGAGGAAATTGAGAAGCTGGAAGCGGGTGACTTGAATGCGGTTGCCAAGCTGATCACGCTTGCCGAGCAGCATGTCAGTTCTGAAAAAGAAACCGCTGCCGCTGTGGAAAGCTTGATGGAAAAAGTAAAGACGATGACCAAATCGGTTCCAGTAGTCGGAATCACCGGTACGGGCGGTGCAGGAAAAAGCTCATTAACAGACGAACTAATCAGGAGATTCATCAATGAAATACCTGAAAAGCGTGTTGCAATTTTGTCAGTAGACCCGACAAAACAAAAAACAGGCGGCGCCCTTCTAGGAGACCGCATCCGCATGAACGCAATCTTCTCTCCGCGCGTTTATATGCGAAGCCTGGCAACAAGACAGTCAAGATCAGAACTATCGCTGGCAATTAAAGATGCGATTGATGTCGTCAAAGCAGCGGGCTTCGACCTCGTCATCGTCGAAACAAGCGGAATCGGACAGGGCAATGCGGGAATCACTGATGTGTGTGATGTTTCCATGTATGTGATGACAAGTGAATTCGGTGCGCCATCACAGCTTGAGAAAATCGACATGATTGATTATGCGGATCTGATCGTCATCAATAAATTTGAACGCAAAGGCTCTGAGGACGCTAAGCGCCAGGTACAGAAGCAGTATCAGCGCAGCCATATGTTTTTTGATAAAGAGCTTGATGAAATGCCTGTGTACGGAACAATTGCCAGCCAGTTCAACGACCCTGGCACGAACGCGCTGTTTGCTGCACTTGTCAATACAATCAATGAAAAAGCAGGGACAAACTGGACGACATCTTTTTCTACCAATGCTGTAGTCGAAAAGCAGAATGTCATCATCCCGAATGATCGTCGTTATTATCTTCGTGAGATTTCGGAAACAGTACGAGGATACCATAAGCTTGCTGCGGAGCAGGCAGACCTTGCTCGCAGATTATTCCAGATTGAAGGGACAATCGAAGCAGTAAAAGAAAGAGAAACAAACAGCGAAGTCGTTTCCTCACTTCAAGTATTAAAAGAAGAAGTAGAGAAGAAGCTGACTCCTGAATCCAAATATATACTCGAAAACTGGCAATCCCTCAAGGAGAAGTACAGTGCTGACCAGTTCGTGACAAAGATTCGCGATAAGGAAATTGTCACGGAGCTAAGGACGAAGAGCCTGTCAGGTTTGAGCATCCCTAAAGTGGCATTGCCGAAGTATAAGGATTACGGCGAAATTCTTCGCTGGGTTTACCTTGAGAACGTGCCAGGAAGCTTCCCTTATACAGCGGGGGTATTCCCGTTCAAACGTGAGGGTGAGGATCCAAAGCGCCAGTTTGCTGGTGAAGGGACACCGGAACGGACGAACCGCCGTTTCCATTATCTTTCCAAGGACGACAATGCGAAGCGATTGAGCACAGCTTTTGACTCTGTAACCCTATACGGTGAAGATCCTGATTATCGCCCAGATATTTACGGTAAGGTCGGCGAGAGCGGTGTCAGCGTTTGTTCGCTTGATGACATGAAAAAGCTGTATTCAGGATTTGACCTTTGCCATCCGTCAACATCGGTTTCGATGACCATCAACGGACCGGCACCGATCATCCTGGCGATGTTCATGAACACTGCAATTGAACAGCAGGTACAAAAGAAGGAAGAAGAACTTGGCCGCAAGCTGAATGACGAAGAGTTTGCTCAAGTGAAGGAAATGACGCTCCAAACAGTTCGTGGAACGGTGCAGGCGGATATTTTAAAAGAAGACCAGGGACAAAATACTTGTATCTTCTCGACTGAATTCGCACTGAGAATGATGGGCGACATCCAGCAGTATTTTATCGACGAGAAAGTCCGGAACTATTATTCTGTTTCAATTTCCGGCTATCATATTGCTGAAGCAGGCGCGAACCCGATCTCCCAGCTGGCCTTCACGCTGTCAAATGGGTTCACGTATGTTGAATACTATTTGAGCAGAGGCATGAACATTGATGATTTTGCACCGAACCTGAGCTTCTTCTTCTCGAACGGCCTTGATCCTGAGTATTCCGTGATCGGCCGCGTAGCTCGCCGTATTTGGGCGACTGTAATGAAGAACAAGTATGGTGCAAATGAGCGAAGCCAGAAGCTGAAGTATCATATCCAGACTTCCGGCCGGTCTCTTCATGCACAGGAAATAGATTTCAATGATATCCGTACAACACTTCAGGCATTGATGGCCCTTCATGATAACTGCAACTCGCTTCATACGAATGCCTATGACGAAGCCATCACCACGCCTACGGAGGAATCAGTCCGACGTGCGATGGCCATCCAGATGATCATCACGAAGGAGCACGGTTTGACGAAAAACGAGAATCCACTGCAGGGTGCGTTCATCATTGAAGAGCTGACTGATCTGGTAGAGGAAGCAGTCCTTCAGGAATTTGAACGGATCAATGACCGCGGAGGCGTGCTCGGCGCAATGGAAACACAGTATCAGCGCGGCAAAATCCAGGATGAATCGATGTACTATGAGATGAAGAAGCATTCAGGGGAACTGCCAATCATTGGTGTGAACACCTACCTGAATCCAAATCCTCCATCCGAGGAAGAAATCGACAAGATGGAGCTTGCTCGTGCGACAAAAGAGGAAAAAGAAACCCAGATTCAAAACCTTGAAGCCTTCAAGGGTAAAAACAAAGATGAATCACAAGAAGCGCTCATTCGCCTGAAGGAAACTGCTGTTAGCGGAGGCAATATTTTTGCAGAGCTGATGGAAACGGTGAAATACGCGAGCCTTGGCCAAATTACCCGAGCGCTTTATGAAGTAGGCGGCCAGTTCCGCAGGAATATGTAA
- a CDS encoding TetR/AcrR family transcriptional regulator: MKKREVQASVKDERLVKKRRDQMIKGAVTLFKQKGFHRTTTREIARASGFSIGTLYEYIRTKEDVLYLVCDSIYDEVRDRLQENLDTNQGTLESLKVGIANYFKVMDDLQDEVLVMYQEVKSLTKDALPYVLKKEIEMVGMFEDVIQRCVENGELDLDDKHVKIIAHDIFVQGQMWGFRRWALQKLYTLEEYTELQTELLFKGIKGSEMKLGTGGTK, translated from the coding sequence ATGAAAAAGCGAGAAGTGCAGGCGTCGGTAAAAGATGAGCGACTTGTGAAAAAAAGGCGCGACCAGATGATAAAAGGGGCCGTTACCCTTTTCAAGCAGAAGGGCTTCCACCGCACGACTACCAGAGAAATTGCCCGGGCTTCAGGCTTTAGCATCGGCACCCTTTATGAATATATCCGCACGAAGGAAGATGTGCTCTATCTTGTCTGTGACAGCATCTATGACGAGGTCCGCGACCGCCTTCAGGAAAATCTCGACACGAACCAGGGGACGCTCGAGAGCCTGAAGGTCGGAATCGCCAATTACTTCAAAGTCATGGACGATCTGCAGGATGAAGTACTCGTCATGTACCAGGAGGTAAAGTCGCTGACAAAGGATGCTCTTCCATACGTGCTGAAAAAAGAAATCGAGATGGTGGGGATGTTCGAGGATGTGATCCAGCGCTGCGTCGAAAATGGCGAGCTTGACCTGGATGATAAACATGTCAAAATCATCGCCCATGATATTTTTGTGCAGGGCCAGATGTGGGGATTCCGCCGCTGGGCACTGCAAAAGCTCTACACTCTCGAAGAGTATACAGAGCTTCAGACAGAACTGCTTTTCAAGGGAATCAAGGGGTCGGAAATGAAATTAGGAACAGGGGGAACAAAATGA